One Paenibacillus riograndensis SBR5 DNA segment encodes these proteins:
- a CDS encoding VOC family protein, which produces MEKNKLLRMDNVGIVVESLDDAIAFFEEIGLKLEGRATVEGEWAGRVTGVGQQCVEIAMMVTPDGHSRLELSRFLTPPAISDHRTAPVNALGYLRVMFTVEDIDEMVARLTKHGAQLVGEVVQYGDSYRLCYIRGVEGLLIGLAEQLGNSGAS; this is translated from the coding sequence ATGGAAAAAAACAAACTACTAAGAATGGACAATGTTGGCATCGTTGTGGAATCCCTTGATGACGCAATCGCTTTCTTCGAGGAGATTGGCTTGAAGCTCGAAGGGCGGGCTACTGTCGAAGGTGAATGGGCTGGTCGCGTAACCGGGGTGGGTCAACAGTGTGTAGAGATTGCTATGATGGTTACCCCAGATGGCCACAGCCGGCTTGAACTTTCGCGATTTCTCACCCCGCCTGCTATATCAGATCACCGGACTGCTCCTGTGAATGCCCTCGGTTATCTACGCGTCATGTTCACCGTTGAAGACATTGACGAAATGGTAGCCAGACTCACTAAGCATGGTGCTCAGCTCGTTGGCGAAGTGGTTCAGTACGGGGACTCGTACCGGCTCTGCTACATTCGTGGAGTTGAAGGACTTCTAATCGGTTTGGCAGAACAACTCGGTAATTCGGGTGCATCATAA
- a CDS encoding ABC transporter ATP-binding protein, with protein sequence MGLTEEPVISISGLWMNYSDRMVLRGIDLEVYRGQIIGYIGPNGAGKSTTVKIMLGLVEGYTGTVRIFGRDIADGDAAYKRRIGYVPEIAELYDSLTAREYLTFIGELYGMKRTEADAKAERLMDLLNLKKAYDMRIASYSKGMKQKVLLISSMLHDPDILFLDEPLSGLDANSVMVVKEIFASLAAQGKTIFYSSHIMDVVEKISSRIILINGGDIVADGTFAQLQEQNREGSLEDIFNQLTGFDKYRDIAGEFVAVLGEGAPHE encoded by the coding sequence ATGGGACTTACAGAAGAACCGGTCATTTCAATATCAGGACTATGGATGAATTACAGCGACCGGATGGTGCTGCGGGGCATCGACCTCGAAGTATACAGGGGACAGATTATCGGCTACATTGGCCCGAATGGGGCAGGCAAGAGCACTACGGTAAAAATTATGCTGGGGCTGGTGGAAGGCTACACGGGTACGGTACGGATTTTTGGCAGGGATATCGCTGACGGCGATGCCGCCTACAAACGGAGAATCGGCTATGTGCCCGAGATTGCAGAGCTCTATGACAGCCTGACCGCCCGGGAGTACCTGACATTCATTGGCGAGCTGTATGGTATGAAGCGGACCGAAGCCGATGCCAAGGCCGAACGGCTGATGGACCTGCTGAATTTGAAAAAAGCCTACGATATGCGCATCGCTTCCTACTCCAAGGGGATGAAGCAGAAGGTGCTGCTGATCTCAAGCATGCTGCATGATCCCGACATTCTGTTCCTCGATGAGCCGCTCAGCGGCCTGGATGCCAACAGTGTTATGGTGGTGAAGGAGATTTTCGCTTCGCTTGCGGCACAGGGCAAAACGATCTTTTATTCCTCGCATATCATGGATGTCGTGGAGAAGATCAGCAGCCGGATCATCCTGATCAATGGCGGAGATATCGTGGCGGACGGAACCTTCGCACAGCTTCAGGAACAGAACAGGGAAGGTTCGCTGGAGGACATCTTCAATCAGCTGACCGGGTTTGACAAGTACCGGGATATCGCCGGCGAGTTTGTCGCTGTACTTGGAGAAGGTGCTCCGCATGAATGA
- a CDS encoding bifunctional diguanylate cyclase/phosphodiesterase: protein MAFINKKPLTIILGFVVVLQLSLFYYYSLSVDREYRAEKADLSSHAVMLTSNIEERVSIVKGVSSFIQAVGFDADPNLINEYLHTAYNNNSSNVMNIMIAPDGLIRYLYPLSGNTAILGRSLLLDSALSSPGMVQETIRSGGITIDGPRTLAQGEYGMVIRQAIYHNNSFTGIVSVTLKIENIVDQLLLKDTRIFVKTEDHTFLFGTPADKEDKQLIVPVTVYNQHWLMGIPMPLHKKWEVLRSVLWIDMAILLIIAFILYIFWHQSRFNRELERVVSIRTRDLRVSKRLYEKLAHYDSLTGIPNRLYFMDEFERLLQSAEPTQTYTLFFFDLNRFKEINDTLGHSIGDQVIKTLANRLKNGKVPFKLFARTGGDEFVMVFSNLAREHIPAIAEHISGLISETLLISGAHLSLSTSIGVSLYPEHSLNKDDLLKFADMSMYQAKSQEDANYFIFDWGLREKLEQKTMIAKYLHSALEREEFVLHYQPQINAVTGKMIGMEALVRWNHPEKGLIGPGTFITAVEEAGLMIQLTDWVLREVCRQLCEWRTMGLPLLRTSINISNSWFYNRNLIENLLAVLDQYGLETSMLEFEITESTALLEEHYPLLQQMRDHGIVVSIDDFGTKYSSLNYLKHFPVNKIKIDRTFITGIGVSSIDETIIKSIVYVASQLGYDLIAEGVETQEQLDFLIKHNCPHIQGFLFFPPLPAEDIHKLAS, encoded by the coding sequence ATGGCTTTCATTAATAAAAAGCCTTTAACGATCATCCTCGGCTTTGTCGTCGTTCTTCAGCTTTCTCTATTCTACTATTACTCTTTATCAGTAGACCGGGAGTACCGGGCTGAAAAGGCCGATCTGTCCTCACATGCAGTCATGCTAACCTCAAACATTGAAGAGAGAGTCTCGATTGTCAAAGGCGTCAGTTCCTTTATACAAGCGGTCGGCTTTGATGCTGATCCAAATCTGATTAATGAGTATCTGCACACCGCATACAACAATAATTCAAGCAACGTTATGAATATCATGATCGCTCCGGACGGCCTCATCCGTTACTTATATCCTCTCTCAGGCAACACAGCGATTCTGGGCAGAAGCCTGCTGCTGGATTCAGCACTATCCTCACCCGGCATGGTCCAAGAAACCATCCGCTCCGGCGGCATTACAATAGACGGGCCCCGGACACTCGCCCAGGGTGAATACGGCATGGTGATCAGACAAGCCATCTACCATAACAATTCCTTTACAGGCATCGTTTCTGTAACACTGAAGATTGAGAATATTGTGGACCAGCTTTTGCTGAAGGACACCCGAATTTTTGTGAAAACAGAAGACCATACTTTTCTATTCGGCACCCCTGCCGATAAGGAAGACAAGCAGTTAATAGTTCCGGTTACCGTCTACAATCAGCACTGGCTGATGGGCATCCCCATGCCTTTGCATAAGAAATGGGAGGTGCTGCGCAGCGTTCTCTGGATCGATATGGCCATCCTGCTTATCATTGCCTTCATTCTCTACATTTTCTGGCATCAGAGCCGCTTCAACCGTGAACTGGAGCGGGTGGTCAGCATCCGCACACGTGATCTCCGCGTGTCCAAGCGTCTCTATGAAAAGCTCGCGCATTACGACAGCCTGACGGGAATACCCAACCGGCTGTATTTTATGGACGAGTTCGAACGCCTTTTGCAGTCGGCAGAGCCGACCCAGACCTACACACTGTTCTTTTTCGATCTCAACCGTTTCAAGGAAATCAATGATACACTGGGACACTCCATCGGGGACCAGGTCATCAAGACACTTGCCAATCGGCTAAAAAATGGCAAAGTGCCCTTCAAGCTGTTCGCACGCACCGGCGGCGATGAGTTCGTGATGGTATTCTCCAACCTGGCCCGGGAGCATATCCCGGCTATCGCCGAACACATCAGCGGGCTGATCTCGGAAACGCTGCTGATTTCCGGCGCGCATCTGAGCTTATCGACCAGTATAGGCGTCTCGCTGTATCCGGAGCACTCGCTGAACAAGGATGATCTGCTGAAGTTCGCGGACATGTCGATGTATCAGGCTAAAAGCCAGGAGGATGCCAATTACTTCATCTTTGATTGGGGGCTGCGCGAGAAGCTGGAGCAGAAGACGATGATCGCCAAATATCTGCATTCCGCACTGGAGCGCGAAGAATTTGTGCTTCACTACCAGCCGCAGATCAACGCCGTTACCGGTAAAATGATCGGCATGGAGGCGCTTGTCCGCTGGAACCATCCCGAAAAGGGCCTGATCGGCCCAGGCACCTTCATTACCGCCGTAGAGGAAGCCGGACTGATGATTCAGCTTACGGACTGGGTGCTCCGTGAGGTCTGCCGCCAGCTCTGTGAATGGAGAACGATGGGCCTGCCGCTGCTTCGGACCTCGATCAATATCTCCAACAGCTGGTTCTACAACCGCAACCTGATCGAGAACCTGCTTGCGGTGCTGGACCAATATGGACTGGAGACCAGTATGCTGGAGTTCGAAATTACGGAGAGCACCGCGCTGCTGGAAGAGCATTATCCGCTGCTGCAGCAGATGCGCGACCATGGCATCGTCGTCTCCATCGACGACTTTGGCACCAAGTATTCTTCACTGAATTACCTGAAACATTTTCCTGTCAACAAAATCAAAATCGACCGCACCTTCATCACCGGCATCGGCGTCAGCTCCATTGACGAGACGATTATTAAATCCATCGTATACGTCGCCTCGCAGCTCGGGTATGATCTGATTGCCGAAGGCGTGGAGACCCAGGAACAGCTTGATTTCCTGATTAAGCATAACTGTCCGCATATTCAAGGCTTCTTATTCTTTCCGCCGCTGCCTGCCGAAGACATCCATAAGCTGGCCTCCTGA
- a CDS encoding 1,4-dihydroxy-2-naphthoate polyprenyltransferase, with amino-acid sequence MNVKSFLQFVELPTKVASMLPFLLGTLYALYRFEDFYVLRFALMFVSLLSFDMATTAINNYYDYKKAAKTHGYGYETHNAIVHYKLKESTVVAVIAVLLALAVGGGIALVAETGLLVFLLGGLSFLIGILYSFGPIPISRMPLGELFSGLFMGFVIIFISAYIHSDQTVVTLLFSEGWASLHIHISEVLYLFWFSVPAILGIAGIMLANNICDIEDDMDNRRYTLPVYIGRKNALLLFRLLYYISFADLAVLLLLGVNPVLAALLLLILIPLRRNIASFEEKQEKATTFILSVKNFMLMSVARIAVLGAAILLKVLL; translated from the coding sequence GTGAATGTAAAAAGCTTTTTGCAATTTGTCGAGCTGCCGACAAAGGTGGCGAGCATGCTGCCTTTTCTGCTGGGGACATTGTATGCCCTGTACCGGTTCGAGGACTTCTATGTTCTGCGTTTTGCCTTGATGTTCGTGTCCCTGCTGAGCTTTGACATGGCGACAACGGCGATCAACAACTATTATGATTATAAAAAAGCGGCCAAAACCCACGGCTACGGCTATGAAACGCATAATGCCATTGTTCACTACAAGCTGAAGGAGAGTACGGTGGTGGCTGTTATTGCTGTTCTGCTCGCGCTTGCCGTGGGCGGCGGGATTGCGCTTGTTGCCGAGACGGGACTGCTGGTGTTTCTGCTGGGCGGCTTGTCCTTCCTGATCGGCATTCTGTACTCGTTCGGTCCGATACCGATTTCACGGATGCCGCTCGGCGAGCTGTTTTCCGGGCTGTTTATGGGGTTTGTCATCATTTTTATCTCAGCGTATATTCACTCGGACCAGACGGTGGTGACGCTGCTCTTCTCAGAAGGCTGGGCCAGCCTGCATATCCATATCTCTGAGGTGCTGTATCTCTTCTGGTTTTCCGTGCCGGCGATTCTTGGAATTGCCGGAATTATGCTGGCCAACAATATCTGTGACATCGAGGATGACATGGACAACCGGCGGTATACACTGCCCGTGTATATTGGACGGAAGAATGCTTTGCTGCTGTTCAGGCTGCTGTATTATATCTCTTTTGCGGATCTTGCCGTGCTGCTGCTGCTGGGAGTGAACCCTGTACTGGCGGCGCTGCTGCTGTTGATACTGATTCCGCTCCGCCGCAATATCGCCAGCTTTGAGGAGAAGCAGGAGAAGGCGACCACCTTCATTCTGTCCGTCAAAAATTTCATGCTGATGAGCGTGGCCCGGATTGCGGTGCTGGGTGCGGCTATCCTGCTGAAGGTTCTGCTGTGA
- a CDS encoding Gfo/Idh/MocA family protein — MTQKLRWGIMGCAQIATGSVMPAIQESETGIIQAVASRGLDKSSAVAEEFGVAQAYGSYEELLADPEVDAVYIPLPNHLHREWVIRAAEAGKHVLCEKPIALNSREAAEMVEACRRAGVHLAEAYMYRHHPRIAEVQEIIASGEIGDLRSIRGTFTYNDAGDTSNIRFKSAWGGGSLYDVGCYPLSAARLLFGAEPEAATVQAIFSPEHDNVDMMASGLVEFPGGVSLIFDCGMWAYNRQLLEVLGTEGRIELPMPFNARFDDAEFFVYSGGEVRRARATGANPYVCQADNFAAAVFGAAPVIAAEDPVLNMALIETCLASARTRQRISLKQG, encoded by the coding sequence ATGACACAAAAGCTGCGTTGGGGAATTATGGGCTGTGCGCAAATCGCAACCGGCTCGGTTATGCCGGCCATCCAAGAATCGGAGACGGGAATCATTCAGGCGGTGGCGAGCCGGGGGCTGGACAAGAGCAGCGCTGTCGCGGAGGAATTCGGCGTGGCGCAGGCCTACGGCAGCTATGAAGAGCTGCTGGCTGATCCGGAAGTTGATGCGGTATATATTCCGCTTCCGAACCATCTGCACCGGGAATGGGTCATCCGCGCGGCAGAAGCAGGCAAGCATGTGCTGTGCGAAAAGCCGATTGCCCTGAACAGCCGGGAGGCGGCAGAGATGGTGGAAGCCTGCCGGAGGGCGGGCGTGCATCTGGCCGAAGCTTATATGTACCGGCATCACCCGCGGATTGCCGAGGTGCAGGAGATTATCGCCAGCGGCGAGATCGGCGATCTGCGGTCCATCCGGGGGACTTTTACATATAACGATGCCGGAGATACCTCTAATATCCGCTTCAAATCGGCTTGGGGCGGAGGCTCCCTGTACGATGTCGGCTGTTACCCGCTCAGTGCGGCGCGGCTGTTGTTCGGCGCGGAGCCGGAAGCGGCAACCGTACAGGCGATCTTTTCCCCGGAGCATGACAATGTGGATATGATGGCCTCCGGGCTGGTTGAGTTCCCCGGCGGCGTCAGCCTGATCTTCGACTGCGGCATGTGGGCCTACAACCGGCAGCTGCTGGAAGTGCTCGGGACGGAAGGGCGGATCGAGCTTCCGATGCCGTTTAACGCCAGATTCGATGATGCCGAATTTTTTGTATATTCCGGCGGGGAAGTCAGACGTGCCCGGGCAACGGGAGCCAATCCGTATGTCTGCCAGGCGGATAATTTCGCCGCCGCTGTCTTCGGCGCAGCCCCTGTAATTGCTGCGGAGGACCCGGTGCTGAACATGGCGCTGATTGAGACCTGCCTGGCATCCGCACGGACACGGCAGCGAATCAGCCTGAAGCAGGGATGA
- a CDS encoding dicarboxylate/amino acid:cation symporter, whose product MNNIDNNLLSAIETNWQGFVISIFVFGILFLLARKRIGFGTRVLLGLGIGLIAGIFFQFFDLETEAIKTFGSIYVSLIRMLVIPLVFILVLNSISSLTNLEYLRKIGIKTFAWFLGTTGVASIIGLSVALLFNPGKGIQQAVPEGFEAREIPTFSQVILDLVPSNPVNEAATGKVVPLLIFAIFLAVAIIKVGSKKPEAVKPVRDLIESLTTVLHQVVKFVIRLTPYGVFALIAGITARYGWETLQELGSVIITSYVALIIHFVLIFGGLVLLVAKVNPLRFFRKIYPTLTVAFTTRSSYATLPVNLEVITKRLHVSPRIASFVAPLGASVNFNGCGGIWPAIVAVFTAQVFGIHLTGTDYVTLVLVSIISSIGVAGVPGPAVISTTVVLTALGLPLEGIAIVAGVEALIDMGRTAVNATGTTVTALLVANSEGEFDREAFNRGDDDEEILLNAV is encoded by the coding sequence ATGAACAATATTGATAACAACCTGTTGTCTGCTATTGAGACGAACTGGCAAGGTTTCGTGATTTCCATTTTTGTGTTTGGCATTCTATTTCTATTGGCGCGTAAACGGATCGGATTTGGTACCCGTGTTCTTCTGGGTCTCGGCATCGGTCTGATAGCCGGCATTTTCTTTCAATTTTTTGATTTGGAGACTGAGGCCATTAAGACGTTCGGCAGCATTTATGTCAGTTTGATCCGGATGCTCGTGATTCCCCTGGTATTCATCCTGGTCCTGAACAGTATTTCATCTTTAACCAATCTGGAGTATTTACGCAAAATAGGTATAAAAACCTTCGCCTGGTTCCTGGGGACAACCGGTGTCGCTTCGATTATCGGCTTGTCGGTAGCCCTGCTGTTCAATCCCGGGAAGGGCATTCAGCAAGCGGTGCCGGAAGGGTTCGAGGCCCGGGAAATCCCTACGTTCTCACAGGTCATACTGGATCTGGTGCCGTCTAATCCCGTCAATGAGGCCGCAACCGGTAAGGTCGTTCCCCTTCTGATCTTTGCTATCTTCCTGGCTGTAGCGATCATCAAGGTCGGCTCCAAAAAACCGGAGGCCGTCAAGCCAGTGCGCGATCTCATTGAATCATTGACCACTGTCCTGCATCAGGTAGTCAAGTTTGTCATCCGCCTGACTCCATATGGAGTCTTTGCGCTGATCGCGGGAATTACAGCACGGTATGGCTGGGAGACCCTGCAGGAGTTGGGCAGCGTAATCATCACCTCCTATGTTGCGCTTATCATTCATTTTGTCCTCATATTTGGAGGGCTGGTGCTGCTCGTTGCCAAAGTCAATCCCTTGCGCTTTTTCCGCAAGATATATCCGACCCTCACCGTGGCCTTCACCACCAGAAGCAGCTATGCAACGCTGCCGGTTAACCTGGAGGTCATCACGAAGCGGCTGCATGTCTCCCCGCGCATTGCCAGCTTTGTCGCGCCTCTGGGGGCTTCTGTCAACTTTAATGGCTGCGGCGGAATCTGGCCTGCGATCGTGGCTGTTTTTACAGCCCAGGTGTTCGGCATCCACTTGACCGGAACCGACTATGTGACCCTTGTATTGGTGAGCATCATTTCTTCCATAGGTGTGGCGGGTGTACCCGGTCCGGCAGTTATTTCCACAACAGTGGTATTGACCGCACTGGGACTGCCTCTTGAAGGCATTGCCATTGTGGCGGGGGTAGAAGCTCTCATTGATATGGGGCGTACTGCTGTAAATGCGACAGGAACAACAGTTACCGCACTTCTGGTGGCCAACTCGGAAGGCGAATTTGACCGCGAGGCCTTCAACCGGGGGGATGATGATGAAGAAATCCTGCTGAATGCTGTATAG
- a CDS encoding acetate uptake transporter produces the protein MSAQSPNTQSVKIVTADPSAIGLFGLAIVTLVASSQKLEITTGLSYCIPWAIFLGAFAQLFASIQDAKHNNTFGMTAFGAYAFFWFGMAASWLIKLGVFGTALAEGVDPKQLGFVFLGYLVFTLFMTLGAVEANRVLLVIFVLIDFLFLGLTMDSFGVAAEFFHKLAACSELAIGIVSLYGCGASVLNAHFGRQFLPVGDPLGIFKK, from the coding sequence ATGTCAGCGCAATCGCCAAACACCCAATCCGTCAAAATCGTCACCGCCGACCCTAGCGCCATCGGCCTGTTCGGATTGGCTATCGTCACCCTGGTCGCTTCTTCACAAAAGCTTGAAATTACAACAGGTCTCAGCTACTGCATTCCTTGGGCTATTTTTCTCGGAGCCTTTGCCCAATTGTTCGCCTCCATTCAGGATGCCAAACACAACAATACCTTCGGAATGACTGCCTTCGGCGCTTATGCGTTCTTCTGGTTCGGCATGGCGGCAAGCTGGCTGATCAAGCTCGGGGTATTCGGAACAGCTTTGGCGGAGGGCGTAGACCCCAAACAGCTGGGATTTGTTTTTCTGGGATATCTGGTCTTCACCCTCTTCATGACCCTCGGCGCTGTAGAAGCAAACCGGGTGCTGCTTGTCATTTTTGTGCTCATTGATTTCCTGTTCCTCGGACTTACGATGGATTCCTTTGGAGTCGCCGCTGAGTTTTTCCATAAGCTGGCTGCCTGCTCAGAACTGGCCATTGGCATCGTTTCTCTTTACGGCTGTGGCGCGTCAGTGCTCAACGCTCATTTTGGGCGCCAGTTCCTTCCGGTCGGGGATCCGCTCGGGATCTTCAAAAAATAG
- a CDS encoding helix-turn-helix transcriptional regulator, producing MNNPSSHGVYGFRFSEPDHLPLCNLFAVGHEVVTDASYHWNGMDRTDGPLLLFQYTAEGSGIFETEQETFRIGTGRAFLAEIPGNHRYYHPGDAVPWEFYFLLFRPQPLLPLWEDIKAKLGAAPAIVPGSRPIRILRDIVHEAYSGRISDPYIASSLLHQFMMELGRLSSSGPRDAAEWPTAVRDSVQFIEERYSSMIGQEQLAEQMGLSKFHLLRTFSKYVGLTPNEYLNRTRIERAIELLTATDLSIEAIASQVGYSSGSYFIKVFQKLTGQTPGSFRSGSGSLNYSRLFF from the coding sequence GTGAACAACCCAAGCAGCCACGGGGTCTATGGCTTCCGTTTCAGCGAGCCGGACCACCTGCCGCTCTGCAACCTTTTCGCGGTCGGACATGAAGTTGTGACGGATGCTTCCTATCACTGGAATGGCATGGACCGTACTGATGGGCCTCTGCTGCTGTTTCAGTACACAGCAGAAGGCAGCGGAATATTCGAAACGGAGCAGGAGACGTTCCGCATCGGCACCGGGCGGGCATTTCTGGCCGAGATCCCCGGCAACCACCGCTATTATCATCCCGGCGATGCAGTGCCGTGGGAATTTTATTTCCTGCTCTTCCGGCCGCAGCCGCTGCTCCCTCTGTGGGAGGACATCAAAGCCAAGCTTGGGGCTGCTCCAGCCATTGTACCCGGCAGCAGACCGATCCGTATCCTGCGCGATATTGTCCATGAAGCATATTCGGGCAGAATTTCCGATCCCTACATTGCCTCCTCCCTGCTGCACCAGTTCATGATGGAACTGGGGAGGCTCTCCTCCAGCGGACCAAGGGACGCAGCGGAATGGCCAACGGCAGTAAGGGATTCCGTCCAATTCATCGAAGAGCGGTACAGTTCCATGATCGGCCAGGAACAGCTTGCCGAGCAAATGGGACTTTCCAAATTCCACCTCCTGCGCACTTTCAGCAAATACGTTGGCCTGACCCCAAATGAATACCTGAACCGGACCCGAATTGAACGTGCTATAGAACTCCTGACTGCCACTGACTTGAGCATCGAAGCCATTGCATCCCAGGTCGGGTATTCCAGCGGCAGCTATTTCATTAAGGTCTTCCAAAAACTGACGGGACAGACGCCCGGCTCTTTCCGCTCCGGCAGCGGCAGCTTGAATTACAGCCGGCTTTTTTTCTGA
- a CDS encoding EAL domain-containing protein, with translation MKLRKKIIIFTCVVALVTLGINYLLLHLIMLNRFEKLDEAALKHSLDDALTSYQEELLDMRTGMLNYSLRDETYRFVAASRSADRPPAADDGFIRSIFNRATFEVNHLDMMALLDKSGQPLYGGTYDTARRSMSPLTPELHTLFRLMNSRLPAFSSANDSQTGIVLLDQGPMLITLTPVAGSSTDKPVIGTAVAGRMLQQEEVTHVREDGPASIQITRATSELLAQSGGKDRWMSPVSDSMMSVHTVVNDLFGNPGVVFTVKQSRQIYESGQESVYSFRLVFFTVTILSCIGSMLFVNRSILGRMSSLIKNIRAIGSSKDLSIRIISTGRDEFSDVEHEFNRMIDSLEQAQEELQQQSMLDPLTHLPNRSLFFAKLNAAIGAAKGSNRQIALVFIDLDHFKTVNDTLGHDFGDAMLQEIAFRLTQAVGTHDVVSRLGGDEFTILLSDIPDSAAISAQLSNIQDALSMPHQIQGHLFYCTASIGISIYPQNGDDADYLVKQADLAMLHVKGTGRNNIFQYSEDLEESIRRKKVLSQQLLSAAANAEFEVHYQPILNAERLQVHKVEALLRWTSPIYGPVSPAEFIPLAETSGSIVSIGGWVLRQVCADMRRFRESGLFLTAAVNISALQLMQPGLLELLLKLLHEFELPPSSLELEITESVLVNGDSILESLQQLRAHGFRISLDDFGTGFSSLSYLRRFPVDVIKIDRSFVSEMTPHPQGDVLVKAIIELSHNLGLSVVSEGIELQEQFDMLRSLGSDELQGFYISKPVRAGEIRSFLSRKKSFLGEK, from the coding sequence ATGAAGCTGCGCAAAAAAATTATCATCTTCACCTGTGTTGTTGCCCTGGTTACCTTGGGGATCAACTACCTGCTTCTGCATCTCATCATGCTGAACCGTTTTGAGAAGCTGGATGAAGCCGCGCTGAAACACAGTCTGGACGATGCGCTCACTTCCTATCAGGAAGAACTGCTGGATATGAGGACCGGAATGCTGAACTATTCGCTCCGGGACGAAACCTACCGGTTCGTAGCGGCAAGCCGCTCAGCAGATCGTCCCCCTGCTGCAGATGACGGGTTTATCCGCAGCATCTTTAATAGAGCAACCTTTGAAGTCAATCATCTGGATATGATGGCTCTGCTGGACAAATCGGGGCAGCCTCTATATGGCGGGACATATGATACTGCCCGCAGGAGCATGTCCCCGCTGACACCGGAGCTGCATACTCTGTTCAGGCTGATGAACAGCAGGCTGCCTGCCTTTTCAAGTGCAAATGACAGCCAAACCGGGATCGTGCTTCTCGATCAGGGTCCGATGCTGATTACGCTTACGCCTGTTGCCGGCAGCAGCACAGACAAACCGGTGATCGGCACCGCCGTTGCCGGAAGAATGCTTCAGCAGGAGGAAGTCACCCATGTCCGGGAGGACGGCCCCGCCAGTATCCAAATCACCAGAGCCACCTCAGAACTGCTGGCACAGAGCGGCGGGAAGGATCGCTGGATGAGTCCGGTCTCCGACAGCATGATGTCGGTTCACACCGTTGTGAACGATCTGTTTGGCAACCCCGGCGTCGTTTTCACTGTGAAGCAGTCCCGGCAGATCTATGAGAGCGGGCAGGAATCGGTCTACAGCTTCCGGTTAGTCTTCTTTACTGTCACCATACTGAGCTGCATAGGGAGCATGCTCTTTGTGAACCGCTCCATCCTGGGAAGAATGTCTTCCTTAATCAAAAATATCCGGGCTATCGGCAGCAGCAAGGATTTATCCATTCGCATCATCAGTACCGGAAGGGATGAGTTCAGTGATGTGGAGCATGAATTCAACCGGATGATCGATTCCCTGGAGCAGGCCCAGGAGGAGCTTCAGCAGCAGTCCATGCTAGACCCGCTGACTCATCTGCCTAACCGCTCGCTCTTCTTCGCAAAGCTCAACGCAGCGATTGGCGCAGCCAAGGGCAGCAACCGGCAGATTGCCCTTGTCTTCATCGATCTGGATCACTTCAAGACCGTCAATGATACGCTGGGCCATGATTTCGGCGATGCCATGCTCCAAGAAATTGCCTTCCGGCTCACGCAGGCCGTCGGGACACATGATGTAGTGTCGCGCCTTGGCGGCGATGAATTCACCATTCTGCTCTCCGACATCCCCGATTCCGCCGCTATTTCGGCCCAGCTGTCAAACATTCAGGACGCTCTCTCCATGCCGCATCAAATCCAGGGGCATCTCTTCTATTGCACGGCCAGCATTGGCATCAGCATTTATCCCCAGAATGGGGATGACGCCGACTATCTGGTCAAACAAGCCGATCTGGCGATGCTCCATGTCAAAGGGACGGGACGAAACAATATCTTTCAATATTCCGAGGACCTGGAAGAGAGCATCCGGCGCAAAAAGGTGTTGTCGCAGCAGCTGCTCTCTGCGGCAGCCAATGCTGAGTTTGAAGTGCATTACCAGCCAATTCTCAATGCTGAGCGGCTGCAGGTGCATAAGGTGGAAGCGCTTTTGCGCTGGACAAGCCCTATCTACGGGCCTGTATCTCCGGCAGAGTTCATTCCGCTCGCGGAGACCAGCGGCTCCATTGTAAGTATCGGGGGGTGGGTGCTGCGGCAAGTCTGCGCGGATATGCGGAGGTTTCGGGAGAGCGGATTATTTCTTACCGCTGCGGTCAATATTTCAGCACTGCAGCTGATGCAGCCTGGCCTGCTGGAGCTGCTGCTCAAGCTGCTGCACGAATTTGAACTGCCGCCCTCCAGCCTGGAGCTTGAGATTACGGAGAGCGTGCTGGTCAACGGCGACAGCATATTGGAGTCGCTGCAGCAGCTTAGAGCACACGGATTCCGCATTTCACTGGACGACTTCGGCACCGGATTTTCTTCTTTGAGCTATCTGCGGCGGTTCCCTGTCGATGTAATCAAAATCGACCGCTCCTTCGTCTCTGAAATGACCCCTCACCCGCAGGGTGATGTGCTGGTCAAAGCCATTATCGAGCTCAGCCACAATCTCGGGCTGAGTGTAGTGTCCGAGGGAATCGAGCTGCAGGAGCAGTTCGATATGCTGCGCAGCCTGGGCAGCGACGAACTGCAGGGATTCTACATCAGCAAACCGGTTAGAGCCGGCGAAATCCGCTCCTTTTTATCCCGGAAAAAATCGTTTTTGGGCGAAAAATGA